Proteins encoded together in one Pseudomonas arsenicoxydans window:
- a CDS encoding DUF488 domain-containing protein, giving the protein MAIHIVRLGSPRTPDEGLRLGTVRRPPRGVPKAEFASRDFYDVWQPLLSPSAELVAEAKAAVDAKDWEAFRRKFKAEMNHPAPHQLLDLLAALSHQTSLAVGCYCEEEAHCHRSVLRELLEARGAKVV; this is encoded by the coding sequence ATGGCCATCCACATCGTTCGACTCGGTTCGCCCCGCACGCCTGACGAAGGCCTGCGTCTGGGCACGGTACGCCGCCCACCCCGGGGCGTGCCCAAGGCCGAGTTTGCCAGCCGTGATTTTTACGACGTCTGGCAACCGCTGCTCTCGCCCAGCGCGGAACTGGTTGCCGAAGCCAAAGCGGCGGTCGATGCAAAAGACTGGGAAGCCTTCCGACGCAAGTTCAAGGCCGAAATGAACCACCCCGCCCCCCACCAGCTGCTGGACCTGCTGGCCGCCCTCTCCCATCAAACCTCGCTGGCCGTCGGCTGCTATTGCGAGGAAGAGGCGCATTGTCACCGTTCGGTGTTGCGCGAACTGCTGGAGGCGCGGGGCGCCAAGGTTGTCTGA
- a CDS encoding cupin domain-containing protein — protein MRTVHVIEKAPAPVSVVGEAITILAGGDLSKPFEMHIQEGVQGGGPPLHYHPWDEAFYVVDGQVEVTVEGKATTISAGGYVHIPGGSIHAYKNISPTARMIGVVSDPRGGQFFAAVDRLKVPQDLPRILQIGEEYGVIFLLPKPL, from the coding sequence ATGCGAACGGTTCACGTCATCGAAAAGGCGCCCGCCCCTGTCTCTGTCGTCGGAGAAGCCATCACCATTCTCGCGGGCGGGGACTTGAGCAAGCCTTTTGAAATGCATATCCAGGAAGGCGTGCAAGGCGGCGGTCCGCCGCTGCACTATCACCCTTGGGATGAAGCGTTCTACGTCGTCGACGGACAAGTGGAAGTGACGGTCGAGGGCAAGGCCACCACCATTTCGGCCGGTGGCTACGTGCATATTCCAGGTGGATCGATTCATGCTTACAAAAACATCAGCCCCACCGCAAGAATGATCGGCGTGGTGTCCGATCCGCGAGGCGGTCAGTTCTTTGCCGCGGTGGATCGGTTGAAGGTGCCGCAGGATCTGCCCCGGATACTGCAGATTGGCGAAGAATACGGCGTCATCTTCCTGCTGCCAAAACCCCTGTAG
- the pcsA gene encoding phosphatidylcholine synthase has product MISTLHIARLKAWGAHGFTATGVVTAFLATLALLENQATNCLLWLGVALIVDGLDGALARKVNVQSVLPSFDGSILDLVIDYLTYVFIPALFIYRYIPLPDYTLLLTVSLILVSSLFCFCNVNMKSKDNYFQGFPAAWNVVALCLYIIAPSPWITFLTVIGLALLTATRMKFLHPFRVRKFMPINIAVTAIWLLCSLSLVVNHPVINPLVMGLWLLMSAYFLGICIWRTALEWFDGSRNK; this is encoded by the coding sequence GTGATATCCACCTTACACATCGCCAGGCTCAAAGCATGGGGCGCCCATGGTTTTACCGCCACCGGCGTAGTCACTGCCTTCCTCGCCACCCTCGCGCTGCTGGAAAACCAGGCGACCAACTGCCTGCTGTGGCTGGGCGTCGCCTTGATCGTCGACGGGCTGGACGGCGCGCTGGCGCGCAAGGTCAACGTGCAGTCGGTGCTGCCGAGTTTCGATGGCTCGATCCTCGATCTGGTCATCGACTACCTGACGTATGTGTTTATTCCCGCCCTGTTCATCTATCGCTACATCCCGTTGCCGGACTACACGCTGCTGCTGACCGTGTCGCTGATTCTGGTCTCGTCGCTGTTCTGCTTCTGCAACGTCAACATGAAAAGCAAGGACAACTACTTCCAGGGCTTCCCCGCCGCGTGGAACGTGGTCGCCCTGTGCCTGTACATCATCGCCCCGTCGCCGTGGATCACCTTCCTCACCGTCATCGGCCTGGCATTGTTGACCGCGACGCGCATGAAGTTCCTTCATCCGTTCCGCGTGCGCAAATTCATGCCGATCAACATCGCCGTCACCGCCATCTGGCTGCTTTGCAGCTTGTCGCTGGTGGTCAACCATCCGGTCATCAATCCGCTGGTGATGGGCCTTTGGTTGCTGATGTCGGCCTATTTCCTGGGCATCTGCATCTGGCGCACGGCGCTGGAGTGGTTTGACGGGTCACGAAACAAGTAA
- the ligD gene encoding DNA ligase D: protein MSKNLEDYNRMRDFSATSEPAAGKRSGKKAGKDHALQFCIQKHDASRLHYDFRLELDGALKSWAVPKGPSLDPKVKRLAVHVEDHPIDYATFEGSIPEGHYGAGDVIVWDRGVWIPQGDPAEAYAKGKLKFELQGEKLGGLWNLVRTHMPGKQEQWFLIKHQDNAAKPESDYDVVAAEPDSVLSDRTIIPSKSKAADKPKPVKKPARKVAPKESSAQLTGAHKAKLPDLLKPELATLVEKAPGGQWSYEIKFDGYRIMARIDHGEVKLFTRNGHDWTHKLPAQAEALAALGLESAWLDGEMVVANEQGVPDFQALQNAFESGRSGAIVYYLFDMPYLNGVDLREVPVEERRVALATVLNSNKDPLLRFSDAFGEEPEALLNSACQMQMEGLIGKRLGSPYVSRRSSDWIKLKCKHRQEFVVVGYTDPKGSRNAFGALLLGLHDRDSGELRYAGKVGTGFNETTLKNIHEQLKPLQVKKPSVVNPPTGFDAKGVHWLKPVLLAEIAFAEMTKDGSVRHAVFHGLRDDKPAKNITEERAKVVKTQAKKPAAAAEKKTAQTAPSQIGLGAGKVRITHPDRVIDASSGTTKVQLAEYYASVAQWILPELKDRPVALVRAPDGITGELFFQKNAERLAIPGITTLDKELTGQPVMIINNAEALIGAVQMSTVELHTWNATTDNLDKPDRFVLDLDPDPALPWKSMVEATQLTLSVLDELGLKAFLKTSGGKGIHLVVPLTRKLGWDEVKDFSHAIVSHMAKLLPERFSAVSGPKNRVGRIFIDYLRNGLGATTICAYAARTREGMPVSMPIFREEVGELKGGNQWNIHNAHERLAEVGDEPWADLKKTRQSITADMRRRVGMKK, encoded by the coding sequence ATGAGCAAAAACCTGGAAGATTACAACCGCATGCGCGACTTTTCGGCCACCTCGGAACCGGCCGCCGGTAAACGCTCGGGCAAAAAAGCGGGGAAGGATCATGCGTTGCAGTTCTGTATCCAGAAGCACGACGCCTCGCGCCTGCATTACGACTTTCGCCTGGAACTCGATGGCGCGCTGAAGAGTTGGGCGGTGCCCAAGGGCCCGTCGCTGGACCCCAAGGTCAAGCGCCTGGCCGTGCATGTCGAAGACCATCCGATTGACTACGCAACGTTCGAGGGCAGCATCCCCGAAGGGCATTACGGCGCCGGTGACGTCATCGTCTGGGACCGTGGCGTCTGGATTCCCCAGGGTGATCCGGCCGAGGCATACGCCAAGGGCAAGCTCAAATTCGAGCTGCAAGGCGAGAAGCTCGGTGGGTTATGGAACCTGGTGCGCACGCACATGCCGGGCAAGCAGGAACAATGGTTTCTGATCAAGCATCAGGACAACGCGGCAAAACCCGAAAGCGATTACGACGTGGTGGCCGCCGAGCCGGACAGCGTGCTCAGCGACCGGACCATCATCCCCAGCAAGTCAAAAGCGGCGGATAAACCCAAACCGGTCAAGAAACCCGCGCGCAAGGTCGCGCCTAAAGAATCGTCGGCGCAACTCACCGGGGCCCACAAAGCCAAACTGCCAGACCTGCTCAAACCGGAACTGGCGACACTGGTGGAGAAAGCTCCGGGCGGCCAGTGGAGTTACGAGATCAAGTTCGACGGCTACCGGATCATGGCGCGCATCGACCACGGCGAGGTCAAACTCTTCACCCGCAATGGCCACGACTGGACCCACAAGCTGCCCGCGCAAGCCGAGGCGCTGGCGGCGCTGGGGCTTGAATCCGCGTGGCTCGACGGGGAAATGGTGGTCGCCAACGAGCAGGGCGTGCCGGACTTCCAGGCGCTGCAAAATGCTTTCGAGTCGGGTCGCAGCGGCGCTATCGTTTACTACCTGTTCGACATGCCTTACCTCAACGGCGTCGATCTGCGCGAGGTGCCGGTCGAGGAGCGAAGGGTGGCGCTGGCGACGGTGCTCAATTCCAACAAGGACCCGTTGCTGCGCTTCTCCGACGCGTTCGGCGAAGAGCCGGAAGCGCTGCTCAATAGCGCCTGCCAGATGCAAATGGAGGGGCTGATCGGCAAGCGCCTGGGGTCGCCCTATGTGTCCCGGCGCAGCAGCGACTGGATCAAGCTCAAATGCAAACATCGGCAGGAGTTTGTGGTGGTCGGCTATACCGATCCCAAAGGTTCGCGAAATGCCTTCGGCGCCTTGCTACTCGGATTACACGACCGTGACAGCGGCGAGTTGCGCTACGCCGGCAAGGTCGGCACCGGGTTCAACGAAACCACGCTGAAAAACATCCACGAACAACTCAAACCCTTACAGGTAAAAAAGCCATCGGTGGTCAATCCGCCGACCGGATTTGACGCCAAGGGCGTGCACTGGCTCAAACCTGTGCTGCTGGCAGAAATCGCGTTCGCCGAGATGACCAAGGACGGTTCGGTGCGCCATGCGGTGTTCCATGGTCTGCGCGATGACAAACCGGCCAAAAACATCACCGAGGAGCGCGCGAAAGTGGTGAAGACTCAAGCGAAGAAACCGGCCGCCGCCGCTGAAAAGAAAACCGCCCAGACCGCGCCGTCGCAGATTGGACTGGGCGCGGGCAAGGTTCGCATCACGCACCCGGACCGGGTGATCGATGCCAGCAGCGGCACCACCAAAGTGCAACTGGCCGAGTATTACGCCAGCGTCGCGCAGTGGATTCTGCCCGAACTCAAGGACCGCCCGGTGGCTTTGGTACGGGCCCCGGACGGCATCACCGGCGAGCTGTTCTTCCAGAAAAACGCCGAGCGCCTCGCGATTCCGGGGATCACCACGCTGGACAAGGAACTCACCGGCCAACCGGTGATGATCATCAACAATGCCGAAGCCCTGATCGGCGCCGTGCAGATGAGCACCGTCGAACTTCACACCTGGAACGCCACCACGGACAACCTCGATAAACCTGATCGCTTCGTTCTCGACCTTGACCCGGACCCGGCGCTGCCCTGGAAAAGCATGGTCGAGGCGACTCAACTGACTCTTTCGGTCCTCGATGAATTGGGGCTCAAGGCCTTTCTCAAGACCAGCGGCGGCAAAGGCATTCACCTGGTGGTGCCACTGACTCGCAAGCTGGGTTGGGACGAGGTGAAGGACTTCAGCCACGCCATCGTCAGTCATATGGCCAAGCTGTTGCCGGAACGTTTTTCCGCGGTGTCGGGACCGAAGAACCGGGTAGGGCGGATCTTCATCGATTACCTGCGTAACGGGCTCGGCGCGACGACCATTTGCGCGTACGCGGCGCGCACCCGCGAAGGGATGCCGGTGTCGATGCCGATCTTTCGTGAAGAGGTAGGCGAACTCAAGGGCGGCAATCAGTGGAACATCCACAACGCCCATGAACGCCTGGCTGAAGTCGGCGATGAGCCGTGGGCCGATCTGAAGAAAACCCGGCAATCCATCACCGCCGACATGCGTCGGCGGGTCGGGATGAAGAAATGA
- a CDS encoding methyltransferase: protein MNQEEHLDTADLALLQLGRRLQADGYRFITPTPLTHQRVNQRAEGQNAQTLRDVFGWSRAFEPGLLSADEQRQLQQAGVLEEHDCRLKSRVRWSSLDDLLFVHSGFPTDAADAVFFGPDTYRFAQLIHAHLQQNFAPIRRAVDIGCGAGVGAIVIARARREAEVLAVDINPAALRLTAVNAALAEVANVSVETSDVLQDVDGQFDLIVANPPYMADPAERAYRHGGGAFGAQLSLRIVEQALNRLAPGGSLVLYTGVAMIEGRDPFLQALTPFLKSPRFAWTYRELDPDVFGEELLTAGYQRVERIAVVALIVTRSGPGIGGSVEAAGAP, encoded by the coding sequence ATGAATCAGGAAGAACATTTGGACACGGCCGATCTGGCGCTGCTGCAATTGGGCCGGCGTTTGCAAGCCGACGGCTACCGTTTCATCACCCCGACACCGCTGACGCATCAGCGGGTCAATCAGCGTGCCGAAGGGCAGAATGCCCAGACCCTGCGCGACGTGTTCGGCTGGTCGCGCGCCTTCGAACCCGGTCTGCTGTCGGCGGATGAGCAACGGCAATTGCAACAGGCCGGCGTGCTCGAAGAACACGACTGCCGTTTGAAAAGCCGGGTGCGCTGGTCGAGCCTCGACGATCTGCTGTTCGTGCATTCGGGTTTCCCCACCGACGCAGCTGACGCGGTGTTCTTCGGCCCCGACACCTATCGCTTTGCGCAGTTGATACATGCCCACCTGCAACAGAATTTCGCGCCGATCCGGCGCGCGGTGGACATCGGATGTGGTGCCGGTGTCGGGGCCATTGTGATTGCCCGCGCACGCCGCGAAGCCGAAGTATTGGCCGTGGACATCAACCCGGCGGCGCTGCGTCTGACGGCGGTCAATGCGGCCCTTGCCGAAGTGGCCAACGTCAGCGTCGAGACCAGCGATGTGTTGCAGGACGTCGACGGCCAATTCGACCTGATCGTCGCCAATCCACCCTATATGGCCGACCCCGCCGAACGCGCTTATCGGCATGGCGGCGGCGCATTCGGCGCGCAACTGTCGCTGCGCATCGTCGAGCAAGCCTTGAATCGACTGGCCCCCGGCGGTTCCCTGGTGCTGTACACCGGGGTGGCGATGATCGAGGGGCGCGATCCGTTTCTGCAAGCCCTGACCCCGTTCCTGAAATCGCCACGGTTTGCCTGGACCTACCGCGAACTCGATCCCGACGTGTTCGGCGAAGAGCTGTTGACGGCCGGTTATCAACGGGTGGAACGCATCGCGGTGGTCGCGCTGATCGTCACCCGCAGTGGCCCCGGCATTGGGGGAAGCGTTGAAGCAGCAGGTGCGCCATGA
- a CDS encoding universal stress protein gives MSEQSRFMLVASPLMEHSPAFDRAAALAKAEGAALHIVAFDYLEGLATASLVNEKALEQMRLGYVDRHRQWLEDQARPLRKIGVHVTTEVAWVERPLEEILIHLKEQPMDVLIKALEHQSLLSRLMFTPLDVHLLRECPVPLHFVSHAVNALPRKIVAAIDPFHRDDHYKTFNDRILHEASKLASACNAELDVVYAYDLSSITSDEFGFDKGSGYFSSGKAKTLFDCQEEAFNELAERNGIAPEQRHMIMGSPSKVLTRYADAFDIDVLVMGRIGHRGLGRFVGSTVEHLLYKMPCSVWVVYTERLDE, from the coding sequence ATGTCCGAACAATCACGCTTCATGCTGGTCGCCTCGCCCCTGATGGAGCACAGCCCCGCCTTCGACCGGGCTGCGGCGCTGGCCAAGGCTGAAGGGGCGGCGCTGCACATCGTGGCGTTCGACTATCTGGAAGGCCTGGCGACCGCCAGCCTGGTCAACGAAAAGGCCCTGGAACAGATGCGCCTGGGCTACGTCGATCGCCACCGCCAGTGGCTTGAAGATCAGGCTCGCCCCTTGCGCAAGATCGGCGTGCACGTCACCACCGAGGTGGCGTGGGTCGAACGCCCGCTGGAGGAGATTCTAATTCACCTCAAAGAGCAACCGATGGACGTGCTGATCAAGGCACTGGAGCACCAATCGCTGCTGTCGCGGCTGATGTTTACCCCGCTCGACGTGCACCTGCTGCGCGAATGCCCGGTGCCACTGCATTTCGTCAGTCATGCCGTTAATGCCCTGCCTCGCAAGATCGTCGCGGCGATCGACCCCTTCCATCGCGATGATCACTACAAAACCTTCAACGACCGGATCCTTCACGAAGCCTCGAAACTGGCCAGCGCCTGTAATGCCGAGCTGGACGTGGTCTACGCCTATGACCTTTCCTCCATCACCTCCGACGAATTCGGCTTCGATAAAGGCTCGGGGTATTTCTCATCGGGCAAGGCCAAGACTCTGTTCGACTGTCAGGAGGAGGCCTTCAACGAATTGGCCGAACGCAACGGCATCGCGCCCGAGCAACGGCACATGATCATGGGCAGCCCGAGCAAAGTCCTGACTCGTTATGCCGATGCCTTTGACATCGACGTGCTCGTCATGGGCCGCATCGGCCATCGCGGGCTGGGGCGGTTTGTTGGCAGTACGGTGGAGCACTTGTTGTACAAAATGCCTTGCAGCGTGTGGGTGGTGTATACCGAGCGGCTGGATGAGTGA
- a CDS encoding tellurite resistance TerB family protein yields the protein MNTSDLLEQLLRAGQGSMSQQGGGGAAPQGGLGGLGGLLGGLLGGGAGSGMGGGGLGGLLGGLLGGGSPMGGSTQRRSGGGTNYAALASLGMIAFQAYQAWQRNQAAAPQQAPRTVDLLSGPEIEDHSHAILRALIAAAKADGRIDDAEKQMISTEIGRHTDDPQLQQWLDDEVARPLDAADVAQSATDPGMAAEMYLASVMLVDDQRDAERNYLDELAAALKIEPELQVHLEQQAKGGAA from the coding sequence ATGAACACCAGCGATCTGCTCGAACAACTACTGCGGGCCGGCCAGGGCTCGATGTCACAACAGGGCGGCGGTGGCGCGGCGCCTCAAGGCGGGCTCGGCGGCCTCGGCGGATTGCTGGGTGGCCTGTTGGGCGGCGGGGCCGGATCAGGCATGGGCGGTGGTGGCCTGGGTGGTTTGCTCGGAGGTTTGCTGGGCGGCGGCTCACCGATGGGCGGCTCGACCCAGCGTCGATCCGGTGGCGGCACCAATTATGCGGCGCTGGCGTCCCTGGGCATGATAGCTTTTCAGGCGTATCAAGCGTGGCAGCGCAACCAGGCCGCAGCGCCGCAGCAGGCACCACGGACGGTCGATTTGTTGTCGGGCCCGGAAATTGAGGACCACAGTCACGCGATCCTGCGCGCGTTGATCGCGGCGGCCAAGGCTGACGGTCGGATCGATGACGCCGAGAAGCAGATGATCAGCACCGAAATCGGCCGTCACACCGATGACCCGCAATTGCAGCAATGGCTGGATGACGAAGTGGCCCGGCCACTGGATGCCGCGGATGTGGCGCAATCGGCGACTGATCCTGGCATGGCGGCGGAGATGTACCTGGCCAGCGTGATGCTGGTGGACGATCAGCGGGATGCCGAGCGCAATTACTTGGATGAGCTGGCGGCGGCGCTGAAGATTGAGCCCGAGCTGCAAGTGCATCTGGAGCAACAGGCCAAGGGCGGCGCGGCCTGA
- a CDS encoding iron-containing redox enzyme family protein, with translation MTALTRLDSQPAHEHAISIAGSMKQTYEQLLLSDDTEQQRALAQAFLQVQLQHAADLPEEMPRELSALQDWVERHSADVARQYADYLQQRKDGGARQFFSNKAHALFFLQAVAPTKLVDGAWLYGLLRHWRDPRFEGLICTYLEELGDGNPAQNHVVIYRKLLAEHGLQDTGVIADEHYLQGAIQLALGECSEEFLPEVIGYNLGYEQLPLHLLISAYELSELGIDPYYFTLHVTIDNASTGHAHKAVQAVLELLPLEGDREDFLRRVALGYRLNDLGQGSRAIIESFDLDAELLNMLERKRPFGQHMHSDYCRFEGQTVNQWLSSPEQLPGFLDALQNKGWIKRHQDPQDSRFWQLIDGDGAAMFGVFSPYEKQLLHDWIAGDWTPERSGAAVRTGKSVVSEAPVPVNDPDVQSLQESLEGLDAAEQMQALITWLSARRHSHPAGLMATRRFIELKSSLR, from the coding sequence ATGACTGCCCTGACACGACTCGACTCCCAGCCTGCCCACGAACACGCGATTTCCATTGCCGGCAGCATGAAACAGACCTACGAACAGTTGTTGCTGAGCGACGATACCGAGCAACAACGCGCGCTCGCCCAGGCCTTCCTGCAGGTGCAGTTGCAACACGCTGCGGACCTGCCCGAAGAAATGCCCCGCGAGCTGTCGGCGCTGCAAGACTGGGTCGAGCGACACAGTGCCGACGTCGCTCGCCAATACGCCGACTACCTGCAACAACGCAAGGACGGCGGAGCGCGGCAGTTCTTCAGTAACAAGGCCCACGCGCTGTTTTTCCTGCAAGCGGTGGCCCCGACCAAACTGGTCGACGGTGCCTGGCTTTACGGCCTGTTGCGTCACTGGCGCGACCCGCGTTTCGAAGGGCTGATCTGCACCTATCTGGAAGAACTGGGCGACGGCAATCCGGCGCAGAATCACGTGGTGATTTACCGCAAGCTGCTCGCCGAGCATGGTTTGCAAGACACTGGCGTGATCGCTGACGAACACTACCTGCAAGGCGCGATACAACTGGCGTTGGGCGAATGCAGCGAGGAATTTTTACCTGAGGTGATCGGCTACAACCTGGGCTATGAACAGCTGCCGCTGCATTTGCTGATCAGCGCCTACGAACTCAGTGAGTTGGGCATCGATCCGTATTACTTCACGTTGCACGTGACCATCGACAATGCCAGCACCGGCCATGCGCACAAGGCGGTGCAAGCGGTGCTGGAGCTGTTGCCGCTGGAGGGCGATCGCGAAGACTTTCTGCGCCGGGTGGCGCTGGGTTATCGGCTTAACGACCTGGGGCAGGGCAGTCGCGCGATCATCGAATCGTTCGACCTCGACGCCGAGTTGCTCAACATGCTTGAGCGCAAACGTCCCTTCGGCCAGCACATGCACTCCGACTACTGCCGGTTTGAAGGCCAGACCGTCAACCAATGGTTGTCCTCGCCGGAGCAATTGCCAGGTTTCCTCGACGCCCTGCAAAACAAGGGCTGGATCAAGCGTCACCAGGACCCGCAAGACAGTCGTTTCTGGCAATTGATCGACGGTGACGGCGCGGCGATGTTCGGGGTGTTCAGCCCCTATGAAAAACAGCTGCTGCATGACTGGATCGCTGGCGACTGGACACCCGAGCGTTCAGGCGCTGCGGTTCGAACGGGCAAAAGTGTCGTCAGCGAAGCGCCAGTGCCGGTTAATGATCCGGATGTGCAGAGCCTGCAAGAATCGCTGGAGGGGCTTGATGCTGCCGAGCAGATGCAGGCGTTGATTACGTGGCTGTCGGCGCGCCGACATTCTCATCCTGCAGGATTGATGGCGACGCGGCGGTTCATCGAACTCAAATCCAGCCTTCGCTAA
- a CDS encoding DUF4242 domain-containing protein, which translates to MPKFVIERDIPGAGTLSERDLKAASQKSCRTLRDLPEVQWLQSYVTGDRLYCVYIAPSEELIKEHARLSGFPANRISQVMNIIDPTTAE; encoded by the coding sequence ATGCCTAAGTTCGTTATAGAACGCGATATTCCAGGTGCTGGAACACTGTCAGAAAGGGATTTGAAAGCGGCATCGCAAAAGTCCTGCCGGACGTTGCGCGATTTGCCCGAGGTGCAGTGGCTTCAGAGTTATGTCACGGGTGACAGGCTGTACTGCGTGTACATCGCGCCAAGCGAAGAGCTGATCAAGGAGCACGCCCGGCTGAGTGGTTTTCCAGCCAACCGCATTTCCCAAGTCATGAACATCATCGATCCGACCACGGCGGAATAA
- a CDS encoding class I SAM-dependent methyltransferase, with translation MSTPIDLTALKNRQMAAWASGDYAVIGTTLQIVGEQLAEACDLLCDELVLDVAAGNGNATLAAARRGCYVTSTDYVAALLERGEDRARAERLEVTFQVADAEALPFDDGSFDAVLSTFGVMFAPDQAKAASELARVCRPGGRIGLANWTPEGFVGQMFKTLGRHLPPPAGAQSPSNWGSEPWLHEHFDERNFLVQVTRRTFNFRYRSAAHFIDVFRNWYGPLHKAFAALPADGAKAFENDLTELINRMNRAGEKSLVVPSEYLEVVITRR, from the coding sequence ATGAGTACCCCCATTGATCTTACTGCCCTGAAAAACCGCCAAATGGCCGCATGGGCCAGCGGCGACTATGCCGTGATCGGCACCACCTTGCAGATTGTCGGCGAGCAACTGGCCGAAGCCTGCGACCTGCTGTGCGATGAGTTGGTGCTGGACGTTGCCGCCGGCAACGGCAATGCGACGCTCGCCGCCGCCCGCCGTGGCTGTTACGTGACCTCGACCGACTATGTCGCGGCGCTGCTGGAACGCGGCGAAGACCGCGCCCGGGCCGAACGCCTGGAGGTGACCTTCCAGGTGGCCGACGCCGAGGCGCTGCCGTTCGACGATGGCAGTTTCGATGCCGTTCTGTCGACGTTCGGTGTGATGTTCGCGCCGGATCAGGCCAAGGCTGCATCGGAACTGGCCAGGGTGTGTCGTCCTGGCGGGCGCATTGGCCTGGCGAACTGGACGCCTGAGGGTTTTGTCGGCCAGATGTTCAAGACCCTGGGTCGTCACTTGCCACCGCCGGCGGGGGCACAATCGCCTTCGAATTGGGGGTCGGAACCCTGGCTGCATGAGCATTTCGATGAGCGCAACTTTCTGGTCCAGGTTACGCGGCGGACTTTCAATTTCCGTTACCGGTCGGCGGCGCATTTCATTGATGTGTTCCGCAACTGGTACGGGCCGCTGCACAAGGCCTTTGCGGCGTTGCCTGCTGATGGTGCCAAGGCCTTTGAAAACGACCTGACGGAATTGATCAATCGGATGAACCGGGCGGGAGAGAAATCGCTGGTGGTGCCTAGTGAATATCTGGAGGTTGTCATTACGCGACGGTGA